Genomic window (Phaeodactylum tricornutum CCAP 1055/1 chromosome 3, complete sequence):
AAAATTTGTCCAACCCCGAAACCTTTCAAAAGGGCCAAGGCAATGCTGGGCTCCACCAGTTCCAAAGGCTTGACCTTTTTCCGCTCTTGTTCGTTTTTGCAAGCGTCCAATTGTGCTTGATGCCTTGCTTTGAGTTTTTCGTTGGTAGCATCTGCCTTTGCCGATTGTACTTTCCAAGCTTCCATGGCGACTTGATGCGCCCGATCCGCCCTGTCGTCCTTGGAAGGGACACCAATATCGTCCTCATCGAGTACTTTGCGCGATCCCAAGCTCAATAAGGGAGTCAGGTAGGACAGCATCCAGCGAGACAAAATATTCGCTCGGTCTTCTAGAGAAGATTCCCAAACGCCCAAGTCTCGCCCCGACTGAGGCTTGCTGCCCTTCCAGCAACCGGTTGACATTGAAGTGTCCGGCCTAGTGGTTCCTTTGGGTTCCGGAGTTCCTTCCGAATCTGACGTGTCCGACAAAGGCCTGCCACCGCCAGTGACGACAACGGTATCACCGTTGTCCTGATTCTCTGTTATCGGAATGTCTTTCATGGCACCGCTTCCGTTCATCTTTGCACCAGCCGTTTCTTAGCACCCTTTGGAATCGTACCGGGAATGGACAGTTGACGATCGATTTCGTCTCGTTTCGCTGTTCGCTGcagtctcacagtcagataATGCGAGTACCCAAAGTCAAGAGAAACGAAATATTACCTGTCCGCTGTCGTAGCAATCCTTTCGTAAGCTGTTCTGCCCTTTGTTTGTTGGTTTGCGTTTGtaatcacagtcaatagtCGACAAGGTAGTAGTTATTATCGATAACTTGTTAACTATCCAATCTTACCACCCACACTCGATGCGAACGTTGTCTTTTTCCCGCTGTGCTGTTGTGCGATGCCGTGTTGGCATGTTTCTATCTACTACTGTCAGTGGAGGAGAGTAGTTAGTGCGAAACTCACAACGTGGTAGGAAAAACAAGAAGGTGTCGTGCCGTGATCGCGGACTGACGCGGCCGAGAAATTTGCCGAATACGGGACAGCAAACGAAATCCTAAACAGTCAGCAGAAAAAAAGCCGGAAACGTAATTGGATTGTGACGTTTTACCCCAAAATCAAAAACTGTAAGTGCCTTCTACTGTTTAGTGCTTGTTAATGGATTTTCCTGTAGGTTGCTAGAATCGGTTGCCGATTGTTTTCCTCTAATTGGAACTCGATTTATGGAATAAAACGAATTTTCCATAACTACATTGGATTCAATTTTGTCCCATATCAGTTTTCCACTTATTGTTAGTTCTAGTCAAGTCAtccatcaacaacaacctaCAAAAAGTCGCACTAATTACATGAGTAACAGCCCAACGTGAGAAAGATGGGCGCTTGATTtacatcgtcgtcactggGCCGAACCTGTTGAAACCTGACCCTAGCGTCTGTCGAGAACGATGGGTTTGCCGTCGCTAACAGTCGCTTACATTGCTGTTACTGCCACCATGAGGATTTCCGGATTTCGGATTCACGGTTCACGGATCGATACATCTTGGTCTACTACGTGCCCGGCATCGAAACCACAAAGCCATTTCCAAGCACAGTAATTGCTACTTCGTCACCTTAACACAGTCTCTACAAGAACCAGACAGAAAGACTCTGCTCGTCGTAATCATGTCGGAAGAACCGCCTGCCGATTGGAGGGAGAACTCCACCGGGGGATTGGCGGATCCCAACGTCCCCGTCGCTCCGTATCCACCGATGATTTCCGCACGTTTTCCTTCCCATCATCTTCGCTCTTCCCTTTCCCATTCTCCACACTACACGTCTCCCACTCCTAGTTTTATCGGCAGTCGCGCCGAATCCAATGTGAGTGGGACTAGCAGTCTTTTCCCCGGATACGCCACGAACGTCGGAGGAGCCTCCACCGCGACGAGTTTGGAAGACGGCGGCACGGCGGATGAAGCTTCTCGGCAGACCAACGCATTCGCAGTAACCGACGATTCCGCGGCAATCGCAAACATTGAATTTTGTCGACCGGATCTCCTAGCTTGTATTAATTGTGTTTCCTCCTCTAGCAATACCCACACCACGTCCAACACTCCAACGTCACTCAACAGCGCCAAATTCGCAGATTCTACCACCCCGGCGCGCAGCAATCGCAAAATGGGACCTGTTCTCTTGGAGCTCCGAAAACTTCAGCTTAACGAAGGAACTCACGGAAATCATGATTTCTTTACGACATCACAAATTTCCGTATCGAGAGGTAACCCCTCACTGGGCATGAGCATGTCGAGCACCTGCTTGCATGTATCGCCACAGGCAATGCGGACCGGCGAAAACGCACTGCACAGACCACCACCGCCAATTGCGACGGGACTAACGACCGGAGCCTTATGTATTCACACTTTTGTCATAAAGTCGGATGGCGACAATGAAAACAATCAGGATTGGACGCCCAACGTGGAGTACTACCATACACCACGACATCATCGTGCCTCCACTGCAGTACAGTGGTGTCCAACGACGGTGCGTCCTCAGCATGTAGCAATTGGTTTactttctgcttcttccagtGGTAGTCACCCTACCACAAACAGTGTCGTACCCGGACGGCGAGGCGTCTCGGGTGGTGGTGTGGCCGCTAGTGTGGGACTAGGCGCCCGATCGGCTAGTACTGGCGACAAGGATTATTGTTGTTTCGTATGGGATGTTGAGCACCAAAGCGCTTCTCGACGGACGAAGACATCGCCGATTTACAAACTAAGTCATCAGTCCGGCGTTGCTTCATTAGGTTGGCTCATGGGCGGGGAAACCTTGGCCATAGGCGGACAATTGCGTCATGTTCAATTGTACGACTTGCGCGAAGCCACGACGTCGGCACCCATGACTGTTATGGCCCACAATTTTGCCGTACACGGAATTGTCCCCGACCCTCACAAGTCCTGGCAATTTGCTACTTACAGTCGGGTATCGAACGAGCCCGTAAAAATCTGGGATTGTCGAAGAATGGACACCAACTTGACGGAAATCAAAATTCCTTCCCAGTCAATATCTCCTTCGTCAGTATCGGGTGTGACACCTCCCGTCTCGCAAGTGCACTGGTCACCACTAGAAGCAGGCTTCTTGTCAGTAGCGGTTGGAGACGCCATCTACGAATTCGATACAACGACGCCGGCCTCACGACCGATTCATGTCAATACGATGTATGCTCGGGGATCGGTTCTCGACGTGGCATTGTACCCGTTTGTGGCGGAGATGGGGACCGCCAAGGAAGCGAGTGTGCATAAACTCAAGGCTGAACAACGTATTCCAACTTTATTGATCCAAGAAGATGCGATGGAAGCAAAGCACCTGGAGGAGATGAAGCTCAATCATTTTCTGGAAAAACGTTCGGTACGTAGCAACCAACGCATTCTTGGAGAACTCTACCCCAATCGTATGATGGTAGTCTATACAGACAGATCTCTACACGATTTTCCACGCCATACCATTGCTCCGTTGGCAGTGTCCAGCAGGGATGGCAGGTTGGTGCACTCCATCGGACGTACGCTATGGGTAGGGTCCAGCAGGCAAGGACCGGCTGCCATTGAACGTCTTACCGCAGCGCAAGATGAGGATGTATCCGCCGTAATGTTGCGCCGGGCGCGCTGCATACAGTCCATCAATTATTCTATGGATCCATCAGCCAATATTCAAATCCTTGCGCATGATGGGAGCGGAGTCGACTCGCTGTTACGGCTATGGAGTTGGATTGAACGAGTGGAAGTCTTGTGCTC
Coding sequences:
- a CDS encoding predicted protein; translation: MSEEPPADWRENSTGGLADPNVPVAPYPPMISARFPSHHLRSSLSHSPHYTSPTPSFIGSRAESNVSGTSSLFPGYATNVGGASTATSLEDGGTADEASRQTNAFAVTDDSAAIANIEFCRPDLLACINCVSSSSNTHTTSNTPTSLNSAKFADSTTPARSNRKMGPVLLELRKLQLNEGTHGNHDFFTTSQISVSRGNPSLGMSMSSTCLHVSPQAMRTGENALHRPPPPIATGLTTGALCIHTFVIKSDGDNENNQDWTPNVEYYHTPRHHRASTAVQWCPTTVRPQHVAIGLLSASSSGSHPTTNSVVPGRRGVSGGGVAASVGLGARSASTGDKDYCCFVWDVEHQSASRRTKTSPIYKLSHQSGVASLGWLMGGETLAIGGQLRHVQLYDLREATTSAPMTVMAHNFAVHGIVPDPHKSWQFATYSRVSNEPVKIWDCRRMDTNLTEIKIPSQSISPSSVSGVTPPVSQVHWSPLEAGFLSVAVGDAIYEFDTTTPASRPIHVNTMYARGSVLDVALYPFVAEMGTAKEASQPTHSWRTLPQSYDGSLYRQISTRFSTPYHCSVGSVQQGWQVGALHRTQGPAAIERLTAAQDEDVSAVMLRRARCIQSINYSMDPSANIQILAHDGSGVDSLLRLWSWIERVEVLCSSTETDDGWDDGMSWPAKTLMDAGAWRLLHIAGCGEGEIRGFSEHSCCSIYDSPGRRAALTSCGWAGRFDLSTVMGECEELGEYERSAALAVWHDDIGAAVDCLQRGASVIRQQMKRGGESVNMYCSSEHAETLDLVSFCVAGHRGDSMDSPASGIWRRTCATLMKRSSFSGQSRCFAYVRGMLKFLMTSGSDQGHDEVLLCDDLSLCDRVGFACRFLSWNELLQYLETCIVNCQRSGDIEGMIITGLEKEGIKILQSFVDRTADVQSAALITSRVIFPVGWNGERRASIEWLESYRSLLNTWQMWQSRALFDVDRADLLRKVKSRQFDASGKFGSVPISRRQVSAGGKPGLRQPDPDIQATIPAQLDARCNYCSAPLSLKLKDTHANQWLSKMKPVLPCCAQCRKPLPHCAICMLSMGTLNPYMELTKDRSGRSSRSGLSSLQTADDMSSLGNLPFAEWFTWCLRCKHGGHAHHLVGWFAKHEVCPVSGCDCHCQFDGIHELNRYKQSSERVTNENEQDTTSNTEAD